A single region of the Aliidongia dinghuensis genome encodes:
- a CDS encoding NAD-dependent epimerase/dehydratase family protein, producing MTDISSKPVIFITGGTGYIGGSFLHLMTSREYVRDYTIAALVRRESDAELMRELGVEAVVGSLDDGDLLRRESARASIVFNTADCDHQPSARAIVQGLSERAAATKTRPILIHTSGAGVLSTNSKGTGVSLDKDPTAALLWDDADAAAHAAIPAYAPHRLVDLEVFAAAKSGLVKTYLVVPPTVFGRGLGPFAENRMSIQLPRLIYQSLAHRRALYVGEGKAQWTNVHVADLAELYLVILDAAVRGIAPEGLEGLYYPTSEYFTWSDASDRIGHVLYAKGLIDSPIATTGLQAGWFWGSNVRTKCTNGEKLGWKPVHGGTKEMLADIEWDTALVLRLVASGRGSRESRSSA from the coding sequence TTGACCGACATTTCCAGCAAGCCTGTTATCTTCATCACGGGAGGCACCGGGTATATAGGCGGCTCCTTCCTCCATCTCATGACGTCGCGGGAGTACGTGCGCGACTACACTATAGCGGCCCTGGTCCGGCGCGAGAGTGACGCAGAATTGATGCGAGAGCTCGGGGTGGAGGCCGTCGTTGGGAGCCTGGACGACGGCGACCTTTTGCGACGGGAATCGGCGCGTGCGTCCATCGTCTTCAACACGGCCGACTGCGATCATCAGCCGAGTGCGAGAGCGATCGTCCAGGGGCTTTCAGAGCGCGCAGCGGCAACGAAAACACGCCCGATCCTGATCCATACATCCGGCGCCGGCGTGCTCTCCACCAATTCCAAGGGGACGGGCGTCTCGCTCGATAAGGACCCGACCGCCGCTCTCCTTTGGGATGACGCAGACGCAGCGGCGCATGCCGCCATTCCAGCCTACGCTCCGCATCGACTGGTGGATCTGGAAGTATTCGCGGCCGCCAAATCGGGCCTCGTCAAAACATATCTGGTCGTGCCGCCCACCGTGTTCGGGCGGGGCCTCGGACCGTTTGCTGAAAACCGCATGTCGATCCAGCTTCCGCGCCTGATCTATCAGTCGTTGGCGCACCGCCGCGCGCTCTACGTCGGCGAAGGAAAAGCACAATGGACCAATGTCCATGTCGCCGATCTGGCGGAACTTTACCTCGTAATTCTTGACGCCGCCGTGAGGGGCATCGCGCCCGAGGGGTTGGAAGGTCTCTACTACCCCACGTCGGAATACTTCACCTGGTCGGACGCCTCCGATCGGATCGGGCATGTGCTCTATGCCAAAGGACTCATCGACAGTCCGATCGCGACGACAGGCCTGCAAGCAGGCTGGTTCTGGGGCAGCAACGTGCGCACGAAATGCACCAACGGGGAAAAGCTCGGCTGGAAGCCCGTCCACGGCGGCACCAAGGAGATGTTGGCGGACATCGAATGGGACACCGCACTCGTGCTGCGCCTGGTCGCTTCAGGACGTGGAAGCAGGGAATCTCGTTCCAGCGCATAG